In one window of Gemmatimonadota bacterium DNA:
- a CDS encoding protein kinase, translating to MSTPVQAIATGDVTELDIVREALAEEYELLEELGRGGMAIVYRAMDKHLEREVAIKVLPFSLAFDAEFVERFTREARTSAQLEHPNIIPIYRVGKTGRVIHFVMKFLRGGSLSRVLAERKKLNPPEIRKLLADVGSALGYAHKRGIVHRDIKPDNIMFDEFGQCVVTDFGIAKAGSGSKLTGTGMSIGTPHYMSPEQARAQSTDGRSDLYSLGVLAYQALVGEVPYDGEDSFSIGYKHIMEPIPVPLLDTVEERRLFEIIKRLIAKDPFDRFQDADGLLKALEGQPRESVMQRRVSAAQAILAVQSTAPLSASSVPLNPVSGSNPAQPRRPSDSVMLPGEARRPVMRRSVVAQEPPPVSWVPWALAGILVLGFILGGLYLYRAGVLGGPVRPDSAPAAVPADSLQADSALLDDADGGTEPGRFGDPSSGEAPISRPAAAQAAPERPPAPVSTDSGTLQFTPLPSGTALYIDSRVETRVGSGIRLPAGWHEIGISAPGFALYIDSVRIEPGRTVTLSPNLSASNSPTPPVGSAAELRQRALARLDCDNPSAANRFGQACYDSRPQPLGPLRVGVPAGVRGTPSPVILIVKVSRQGRTLAIRTRQRSSDDRFTAAVEAYAQSLQWTPAMREGQPVDGWTQAPFQPDIP from the coding sequence GTGTCGACCCCGGTCCAGGCGATTGCCACCGGCGATGTCACCGAGCTCGACATCGTCCGCGAGGCCCTGGCCGAGGAGTACGAACTCCTCGAGGAGCTGGGGCGCGGCGGCATGGCGATCGTCTATCGCGCCATGGACAAGCACCTCGAGCGCGAAGTCGCCATCAAGGTGCTCCCCTTCTCGCTCGCCTTCGACGCCGAGTTCGTCGAGCGCTTCACCCGTGAAGCGCGCACCTCCGCCCAGCTCGAACACCCCAACATCATCCCGATCTACCGCGTCGGGAAGACCGGCCGGGTGATTCACTTCGTGATGAAGTTCCTGCGCGGAGGGTCGTTGTCGCGGGTGCTGGCCGAGCGCAAGAAGCTCAACCCGCCCGAGATCCGGAAGCTGCTGGCCGACGTGGGGAGCGCCCTCGGCTACGCGCACAAGCGCGGCATTGTCCATCGTGACATCAAGCCCGACAACATCATGTTCGACGAGTTCGGGCAGTGCGTGGTGACCGACTTCGGCATCGCCAAGGCGGGGAGCGGCTCCAAGCTGACCGGCACGGGCATGTCCATCGGCACGCCGCACTACATGAGCCCGGAACAGGCCCGCGCGCAGAGCACCGATGGCCGGAGCGACCTCTACAGCCTCGGCGTGCTGGCCTACCAGGCGCTGGTGGGCGAGGTGCCCTACGACGGCGAGGACAGCTTCTCCATCGGCTACAAGCACATCATGGAGCCGATCCCGGTGCCGCTGCTCGACACCGTCGAGGAGCGGCGGCTGTTCGAGATCATCAAGCGGCTGATCGCCAAGGATCCCTTCGACCGGTTCCAGGACGCCGACGGACTGCTCAAGGCACTGGAAGGGCAGCCGCGGGAGTCGGTGATGCAGCGGCGGGTCTCCGCCGCGCAGGCCATCCTGGCGGTCCAGTCCACGGCGCCGCTGTCCGCCTCATCGGTGCCGCTCAATCCCGTCTCCGGCTCCAATCCCGCGCAGCCGCGGCGTCCCTCGGACTCGGTGATGCTTCCCGGCGAAGCCCGCCGCCCGGTGATGCGCCGGTCGGTGGTGGCGCAGGAGCCGCCGCCGGTGAGCTGGGTGCCCTGGGCGCTTGCCGGCATCCTGGTGCTCGGGTTCATCCTGGGCGGGCTCTACCTGTACCGTGCCGGCGTGCTGGGCGGCCCCGTCCGGCCCGACAGCGCCCCTGCCGCGGTGCCTGCCGACTCCCTCCAGGCCGACAGCGCGCTGCTCGATGACGCCGACGGCGGCACCGAGCCTGGCCGTTTCGGCGACCCGTCGTCCGGTGAGGCGCCGATCAGCCGGCCGGCGGCGGCCCAGGCGGCCCCGGAGCGGCCGCCGGCCCCGGTGTCCACCGACAGCGGCACCCTGCAGTTCACCCCGCTCCCGTCCGGGACCGCGCTGTACATCGACTCACGGGTCGAGACCCGGGTCGGCTCCGGGATCCGGCTGCCGGCGGGCTGGCACGAGATCGGGATCTCGGCGCCCGGGTTCGCCCTCTACATTGATAGTGTCCGGATCGAGCCGGGGCGGACGGTCACGCTCTCGCCCAACCTGAGCGCCAGCAACTCCCCGACGCCGCCGGTGGGCTCGGCGGCGGAGTTGCGTCAGCGGGCACTCGCCCGGCTCGATTGCGACAATCCCTCGGCTGCCAACCGGTTTGGCCAGGCCTGCTACGACTCACGGCCCCAGCCCCTCGGCCCACTCCGCGTGGGCGTGCCGGCCGGGGTCCGGGGGACGCCGAGTCCGGTGATTCTGATCGTGAAAGTGTCGCGACAGGGCCGAACGCTCGCGATCAGGACGCGACAGCGCTCCAGCGACGATCGCTTCACCGCGGCCGTCGAGGCCTATGCCCAGTCGCTGCAGTGGACCCCCGCCATGCGCGAGGGCCAGCCGGTTGATGGCTGGACTCAGGCGCCCTTCCAGCCCGACATCCCATGA